One Rhinoderma darwinii isolate aRhiDar2 chromosome 4 unlocalized genomic scaffold, aRhiDar2.hap1 SUPER_4_unloc_5, whole genome shotgun sequence genomic window carries:
- the LOC142684086 gene encoding histone H3-like centromeric protein A, which yields MGTGGSGETSHRPSMQRRRRYRPGARALMEIRKYQISTNLLIQKTPFFRLVREICLKYSRGVFYYWQSTALMALQESAEDFLVSLFEDSYLFSHQANRGTLFVKDMQLARRIRGIPYEL from the exons ATGGGCACCGGAg GTAGTGGGGAAACAAGTCACAGACCGAGCATGCAACGAAGAAGACGTTACCGCCCAGGAGCCCGTGCGCTGATGGAAATAAGAAAGTACCAAATATCAACCAATCTGCTCATTCAGAAAACCCCGTTTTTCCGCCTG GTGAGAGAGATCTGCCTGAAGTATTCCCGCGGCGTGTTTTACTACTGGCAAAGCACCGCACTTATGGCGCTACAAGAG TCAGCTGAGGACTTCCTCGTGAGTCTCTTTGAAGATTCTTACCTCTTCAGTCACCAGGCCAATAGGGGCACTCTCTTTGTGAAGGACATGCAGCTCGCACGGAGAATCCGAGGCATCCCGTATGAACTGTGA